GATTGCCTTCAAGATCAAGCAACCCATAGTCACGGTCCCTGACGGTTGCGCGGGTGTCGAGGTCATTGAGGGTGAAGAGAAACACCCGGTCGAAATCCTGCGTACTCATCAAGGCCAGACGCCGCAGAACGTAATCGGCCTGGCCGTTTCGGCCGATGATGTCCTGGGCCTCCTTGGGCCCCGAATAGCTGGACCAGCCCCACTCCGTCGCCCAGATGGCGGGTACACCGGAGCGGCGCAACACATCGTTGAGCTCGCGTGTGCGCAGGGCGAAATCGTTGCTGCCGCGCATGTTGCCTTCCGGCAGCTGGGTGTAGGGGTGATAGGCAACGATGGTGTTCAGCCGCTGCACACCCAGTTGGCCGAGCTGCTCGAACATGCTCGCGCCACCGGGCAGATCGCTGAAGAATGCCAGCCCGGCGCCCACCACCGGTTTGTCGGGGGCGACGCTGCGCAGAGCCCGGGTGCTGGCTTCGAGCAGGCGGGCGTAGCCAGCCGCATCTGCCTCGGGGCGCCAGAAACCGATCAGATTCGGTTCGTTCCAGACCTGCCAGGCATCGACACTGGGGTAACGCATGGCCAGCAGCGCCATGCGCTGGGCGAAAACCTCCGGGTCGCGCGGCGGATACTGATCCTGGTACGGAGACTCCGGCGGGGCCGTGGTGATGAAGCGGGCCGAGCCCACCAGATAGAAAACGGACTTGAGCTGCTGGCGCTCCAGATCACGTACCAGCACATCCAGGGCCGCGACGTTGTATTGGTCCTCAGCCAGTTCGATCTGGTCCCAGTGCAGATCCAGGCGCACCCACTGCAAACCAAGCGCCTTCAGACGCTCCATCTGCTGGTTGTACCGCTCCGGGCTGAACCACAGGAACTGTGCATTGACGCCCAGGAAATCCTTCCAGACCACCTCACGCGGCGCCTTGAGCGCGTGCATCTGGGCATCCACCCGCATCCCCCACATCAGCAGGCTTCCAAGCAGAACGATCATCAAGGCGGCGGCTATCTTTCTCATGGCATCGGCTCCTGTCTGCACAGTTCGTCGAAGTGCTCGTGAAAACGCCGCCCAATATTGCTCCACCGGCGCTCACGCCCGATCGAGCTTGCCCGGTCCGCCCAGGCCGCAGCCAGTTGTGGCTGACGAGCGATACCCTGCAACGCCTGCGCGAGCGCCTCGACATTTCCCTGAGCATAGGTCATGCCGTTTCCGCTACTGACCTCTTCGGCAAATGCCCTGGCGTCCGAGGTAATCGCTCCACGACCGCAGGCCGCAGCCCAGGAAAGTGCACCACTGGTGCCACGTTGCTCACCCAGGATGCGCAGCTTCTGCGACTCCCGGTACGGCAGCACCATGACATGGTGCTGCTGAATGACTTGGGCGATTTCCTCGCGCGGCAGGTCCAGGCGCCAGTCGATGCTGTCCTGCAGTTGAAGGCGACCGATCAACTCGCGAAGCTCGTCGAGGTAGTCGTTACGCCCGCCAAATGCCATCTCGGCTGCGGTACCGCCAGCGAGCGTGAGGCGCAGGCGTCCGTGCAGCGACTCGTCGGCCTGCAG
The genomic region above belongs to Pseudomonas sediminis and contains:
- a CDS encoding GH39 family glycosyl hydrolase; the encoded protein is MRKIAAALMIVLLGSLLMWGMRVDAQMHALKAPREVVWKDFLGVNAQFLWFSPERYNQQMERLKALGLQWVRLDLHWDQIELAEDQYNVAALDVLVRDLERQQLKSVFYLVGSARFITTAPPESPYQDQYPPRDPEVFAQRMALLAMRYPSVDAWQVWNEPNLIGFWRPEADAAGYARLLEASTRALRSVAPDKPVVGAGLAFFSDLPGGASMFEQLGQLGVQRLNTIVAYHPYTQLPEGNMRGSNDFALRTRELNDVLRRSGVPAIWATEWGWSSYSGPKEAQDIIGRNGQADYVLRRLALMSTQDFDRVFLFTLNDLDTRATVRDRDYGLLDLEGNPKPVYLALQRFLKITGPRLVPAEPPQIAKKIDGLYNIAWKDEKGRNLLMFWAEKGAELELPGVTRAVLHDPLTGRETALGNGSWVKVKTKPSLQILTWD